One Pseudomonas abieticivorans genomic region harbors:
- a CDS encoding hemagglutinin repeat-containing protein yields MTRTTTATLLTPNRLRWAISAALLTYHLPTLADGLTPQANEHGIATVFDHNGTPSIDIVKPNDQGVSHNGFLDYNVAEQGLLLNNALQGGESAMGPILERNSHFTGQAASTIVLEVTGFEASNILGDQQIFGQRADYVLANPNGITLNGAGVINANRASFLVGTPLFEDGRLARLDASQARGTMSVGKDGVYSAQGALDLITPVIETQGATEALGDLNLIIGHNTLGYADNRVLATAAPNPANPPVDAHLLGAMRAGRISVVSTTEGAGVRMPGTQIDGRDGVHISSRGALSHTGSTAANGKVSRASLNSQGDVLLTARDDLTLTAVQLNGANIQAKAGKRLTIDALTREKIGRENKVSSSKAWFIPTEEYSSQRTQTETQVVGSQIKASGDITLTSGDDILIAAADLDAPGTLKAEAGKRISIEARINRTEVNEQTSHRKYLWRGDSSSNRVEETAKGSQLNAGSVELTGGTGVAVQGSDLDSQGNLQIRSGGQVLITSTALNSTGERQYKRGDLVGRHVFGQEDSGKHREVEQQRSRIKAGGSLDIASEDVRIQGSSVHGTQGATVTSTSGQLRVEGVQVSRENDDSTLDNRFIGLFSDRSTSKDQTSTHKASELGSDHNLSLRSPDQVVIQGSNLTAGGTLAVSADKGLSITPGEDRRIVDDQASQRRMTAEARETKRAEDGKPGSKQYDASVGFQVKHSSDTTSTGTAVASQLDARTIDLAGGEKASLTGARLNSADSITITAEQIDLLASKNVSQTLRSDSTSSGKLAVTGGMDRLGSAFQGEYQKDESTRNDTTHTGTQLTANGDIALKGKAITNQATKIDTPGALTIDAANVTQRAAIDEHQASTTRTTIKGSLGASLEYNDLTRPIENVVNGDDQYRFQQQALEDNLYAPSLGADLIGGYQQRSESTTSTQAKVTDLKAGQLAMVVENTLIDEATRYQSTQSPLKLTVGEHDLRAVANSETVQLKRMDADARLRVETNTGTDLNAKIVGAGGSLDKTTASTTAVVGSLVGNGGIQVQLGTDGRYEGTALKSTGDIVVNAPGNLTFAQADNRQSLQQREITGSAWLKGGNSPTAGKSMGGSAIGKFNDASSADSQAQVARFETPGTVRLNAGKDLRLEGVLMGSVTEPVKRADTQAGGQTSLLAAADTHQAEGRLYGGGLQASGSRAKESTGGGLGASVEFGRTHESSRTLKGAEWYATDTARLGANSADDAAVLVEGAQLNAKTVQLEAPKGGVVIESALSSETRDNKAVGVGMGLNGSKTGDAKTDTSALHARATLDLDKLDSQTHGNARVRADALELNSRNDVRLSGVQVNADRVSGRVGNDLIVESRQDQVNALKVQLDARLNAEKNPQGLVNGASALAGPAAGKLKEKAGAGLKKADQGFAPTLGLEVERQVRDTVGVQTVVSARDGINLEVGGDTRLAGALLKSTQGPIELAGSDINTTTLSGNDHAFGLKTNLSLVPEELTQNLMEAFNGKPDAQKTAERTSDLGLFKTSGHDRSQALEGGVKHKEG; encoded by the coding sequence GTGACTCGGACCACCACCGCTACCTTGCTCACCCCCAACCGCCTGCGCTGGGCCATATCGGCCGCGCTGCTGACCTATCACCTGCCGACCCTGGCCGATGGCCTGACCCCCCAGGCCAATGAGCACGGCATCGCCACCGTGTTCGATCACAATGGCACGCCCAGCATCGACATCGTCAAACCCAATGACCAGGGCGTGTCCCACAACGGTTTTCTGGACTACAACGTCGCGGAACAGGGTTTACTGCTGAACAACGCCCTGCAAGGCGGCGAAAGCGCGATGGGGCCGATACTGGAGCGCAACAGCCACTTCACCGGGCAGGCCGCCAGCACCATCGTCCTCGAAGTGACAGGGTTCGAGGCCTCCAACATTCTCGGTGACCAACAAATCTTCGGCCAACGTGCGGACTACGTGCTGGCCAACCCCAATGGCATCACCCTCAACGGCGCCGGGGTAATCAATGCCAACCGCGCCAGCTTCCTGGTCGGTACGCCCCTGTTCGAGGACGGCCGCCTGGCAAGGCTCGACGCCAGCCAGGCCCGCGGCACAATGAGCGTTGGCAAGGACGGGGTATACAGCGCTCAGGGCGCACTGGACCTGATAACCCCGGTCATAGAAACCCAAGGCGCGACCGAAGCCCTGGGCGACCTTAACCTGATCATCGGCCACAACACGCTGGGCTATGCCGACAACCGCGTGCTTGCCACCGCAGCGCCCAACCCTGCCAACCCGCCCGTCGATGCTCACTTGCTGGGGGCCATGCGGGCCGGGCGGATCAGCGTGGTCAGCACCACCGAAGGTGCCGGCGTACGCATGCCGGGCACCCAGATCGACGGACGCGACGGCGTGCACATCAGCAGCCGGGGCGCCCTCAGCCACACGGGCAGCACGGCCGCCAACGGCAAGGTCAGCCGCGCCAGCCTGAACAGCCAGGGCGACGTGCTGCTTACCGCGCGCGATGACCTGACCTTGACCGCGGTGCAGCTCAACGGTGCGAACATCCAGGCCAAGGCCGGCAAGCGCCTGACCATCGATGCGCTCACCCGAGAAAAGATCGGCCGCGAGAACAAGGTCTCCAGCAGCAAAGCCTGGTTTATCCCCACCGAAGAGTATTCCAGCCAGCGCACGCAAACCGAGACCCAGGTGGTGGGCAGCCAGATCAAGGCCAGCGGTGATATCACCCTGACGTCTGGCGATGACATATTGATCGCCGCCGCAGACTTGGACGCCCCGGGCACCTTGAAAGCAGAAGCCGGCAAGCGCATCAGCATCGAGGCGCGAATCAACCGCACCGAAGTCAACGAACAAACCAGCCACCGCAAATACCTGTGGCGTGGCGACAGCAGTTCGAACCGCGTCGAGGAAACCGCCAAAGGCAGCCAACTCAACGCCGGCAGCGTAGAGCTGACCGGTGGCACTGGCGTTGCCGTGCAGGGCAGCGACCTGGACAGCCAGGGCAACCTGCAGATCCGCAGTGGCGGCCAGGTACTGATCACCAGCACAGCGCTCAACAGCACCGGCGAGCGTCAATACAAGCGTGGCGACCTGGTAGGCCGCCACGTGTTCGGCCAGGAAGACAGCGGTAAGCATCGCGAAGTCGAGCAGCAGCGCAGCCGGATCAAGGCCGGCGGCAGCCTGGACATTGCCTCTGAAGATGTGCGCATCCAAGGCAGCTCGGTACATGGCACGCAGGGCGCGACCGTCACCAGCACCAGCGGTCAATTGCGCGTGGAGGGCGTGCAGGTCAGCCGCGAGAACGACGACAGTACCTTGGATAACCGCTTTATCGGGCTGTTCAGCGACCGCTCCACGAGCAAAGACCAAACCAGTACCCATAAGGCCAGCGAACTGGGCTCCGATCACAACCTGAGCTTGCGCAGCCCCGACCAGGTGGTGATCCAAGGCTCGAACCTGACGGCCGGCGGCACGCTCGCGGTCAGCGCCGACAAAGGCCTGAGCATAACGCCCGGCGAGGACCGCCGTATTGTCGACGACCAGGCCAGCCAACGGCGCATGACTGCCGAGGCCCGCGAGACCAAACGTGCCGAAGACGGCAAGCCCGGCAGCAAGCAGTACGACGCCTCGGTGGGGTTCCAGGTCAAGCACAGTAGCGACACTACAAGCACCGGCACGGCCGTTGCCAGCCAGCTGGATGCACGCACCATCGATCTGGCCGGCGGCGAAAAAGCCAGCCTGACCGGTGCCCGGCTGAACAGTGCCGACAGCATCACCATCACGGCCGAGCAGATCGACCTGCTGGCCAGCAAAAACGTTAGCCAAACGCTGCGCAGCGACAGCACCTCCAGCGGCAAACTGGCCGTGACCGGGGGCATGGATCGGCTGGGCAGTGCCTTTCAGGGCGAATACCAGAAGGACGAAAGCACCCGCAACGACACCACCCATACCGGGACGCAACTGACCGCCAACGGCGACATCGCCCTCAAGGGCAAGGCCATCACCAACCAAGCCACGAAAATCGACACCCCCGGCGCGCTGACCATCGACGCTGCCAACGTCACCCAACGTGCCGCGATCGATGAGCATCAGGCATCCACCACCCGCACCACCATCAAGGGCAGCCTGGGCGCCAGCCTTGAATACAACGACCTGACCCGGCCCATCGAGAACGTGGTCAACGGCGACGATCAGTATCGCTTCCAGCAGCAAGCCCTGGAAGACAACCTGTATGCCCCAAGCCTTGGCGCCGACCTGATCGGTGGGTATCAGCAGCGCAGTGAAAGCACCACCAGCACCCAGGCCAAGGTCACCGACCTCAAGGCTGGTCAATTGGCGATGGTGGTGGAAAACACCCTGATCGATGAAGCGACCCGCTACCAATCCACGCAAAGCCCGCTGAAGCTGACGGTTGGGGAGCATGACCTGCGCGCCGTGGCCAACAGCGAAACCGTGCAACTCAAACGAATGGATGCCGACGCACGCCTGCGGGTGGAAACCAACACCGGCACCGACCTCAATGCCAAGATCGTCGGCGCCGGTGGCTCGCTCGATAAAACCACTGCAAGCACGACAGCGGTGGTCGGTTCGCTGGTGGGCAACGGCGGTATCCAGGTCCAGTTGGGTACCGACGGCCGCTACGAAGGCACCGCCTTGAAAAGCACTGGCGATATCGTGGTTAACGCACCAGGTAACCTGACCTTCGCCCAGGCCGACAACCGCCAAAGCCTGCAGCAGCGCGAAATCACCGGCAGCGCCTGGCTCAAGGGCGGCAACAGCCCCACCGCCGGCAAGAGCATGGGGGGCAGCGCCATCGGCAAATTCAACGACGCCAGCAGCGCCGACAGCCAGGCCCAGGTCGCCCGCTTCGAGACCCCCGGCACTGTGCGCTTGAACGCCGGCAAGGACCTGCGCCTGGAAGGCGTGCTAATGGGTAGCGTCACAGAACCGGTCAAACGCGCCGACACCCAGGCCGGTGGGCAGACCAGCCTGCTGGCCGCAGCCGACACCCACCAGGCCGAGGGCCGCCTGTATGGCGGCGGCCTGCAGGCCAGTGGCAGCCGCGCCAAGGAAAGCACCGGTGGCGGCTTGGGGGCCAGTGTCGAGTTTGGCCGCACCCACGAGTCCTCGCGCACGCTCAAGGGCGCCGAGTGGTATGCAACGGACACCGCGCGGCTGGGGGCGAACTCCGCCGACGATGCCGCGGTGCTGGTCGAAGGCGCGCAGTTGAACGCCAAGACCGTGCAACTGGAAGCGCCCAAGGGTGGCGTGGTGATCGAGTCGGCGCTGTCCAGCGAAACCCGCGATAACAAAGCGGTGGGCGTTGGCATGGGCCTTAATGGCAGCAAAACGGGCGATGCCAAGACCGATACCTCCGCCCTGCACGCACGCGCCACCCTGGACCTGGACAAGCTCGACAGCCAGACCCACGGCAACGCTCGGGTACGGGCTGACGCCTTGGAGCTGAACAGCCGCAACGACGTGCGCCTGAGCGGCGTGCAGGTGAACGCCGATCGTGTCAGCGGGCGCGTGGGCAATGACCTGATCGTCGAAAGCCGCCAGGACCAGGTCAACGCCCTGAAGGTGCAACTGGATGCCCGGCTCAACGCCGAGAAAAACCCCCAAGGCCTGGTCAACGGCGCCAGTGCCTTGGCCGGCCCCGCTGCTGGCAAACTCAAGGAAAAGGCCGGCGCTGGCCTGAAGAAAGCCGATCAGGGCTTTGCCCCGACCCTGGGCCTGGAAGTGGAACGGCAAGTGCGCGACACCGTGGGCGTGCAAACGGTGGTGAGTGCCCGCGACGGCATCAACTTGGAGGTGGGCGGCGATACTCGCCTTGCCGGCGCGCTACTGAAAAGTACCCAAGGCCCGATCGAATTGGCTGGCAGTGATATCAATACCACCACGCTGAGCGGCAACGACCACGCATTTGGCCTGAAGACCAACCTGTCACTGGTACCCGAAGAGCTTACGCAAAACCTGATGGAGGCGTTCAACGGCAAGCCGGACGCCCAAAAGACCGCCGAGCGCACGTCTGACCTGGGGCTGTTCAAAACCAGCGGTCATGACCGTTCGCAAGCGCTTGAAGGGGGGGTTAAACACAAGGAGGGATAA
- a CDS encoding Nif3-like dinuclear metal center hexameric protein yields MYKLAFFVPPSHVEEVKRAVFAAGGGRIGAYDHCAWQVLGQGQFRPNDGSQPFLGQTGVVEQVVEWKVELVVADELIQAVVMALKESHPYETPAYEVWPLSDF; encoded by the coding sequence ATGTACAAGCTCGCCTTCTTCGTGCCACCCAGCCATGTGGAAGAGGTCAAGCGCGCCGTGTTTGCCGCCGGTGGCGGTCGCATTGGCGCGTATGACCACTGCGCCTGGCAGGTGCTGGGCCAAGGTCAGTTTCGCCCGAATGACGGCAGCCAGCCGTTCCTCGGGCAAACCGGCGTGGTCGAGCAGGTGGTGGAGTGGAAGGTCGAGCTGGTAGTGGCCGATGAGTTGATTCAGGCGGTAGTGATGGCGTTGAAAGAGAGCCATCCCTACGAAACGCCGGCTTATGAAGTTTGGCCGCTGTCTGATTTCTGA